From Pandoraea norimbergensis, the proteins below share one genomic window:
- a CDS encoding putative hydro-lyase, translating to MMPFEFRQAVRSGQFRGPTAGYCGEFAQANLAILPVAHAHDFLRFCQSNPKACPLLGVGEPGQWHVPSLGREVDIRTDVPGYNVYRDGKLAGEVDNLAEYWQSDFVVFAIGCSFSFEHMLAKAGIPLRHVEEGCNVPMYRTKIANQRAGKFGGELVVSMRPMKGADAIRAVQITSRFPGVHGAPIHIGDPAELGIADLSKPEFGDAVTIRDGELPVYWACGVTPQTALMGAKLPLAIAHKPGYMLMTDIPNASLAVF from the coding sequence ATCATGCCCTTCGAATTCCGTCAGGCCGTGCGCAGCGGCCAGTTCCGTGGACCGACTGCCGGCTATTGCGGCGAGTTCGCGCAGGCCAACCTCGCCATCCTTCCCGTGGCGCATGCGCATGACTTCCTGCGCTTCTGCCAGAGCAACCCCAAGGCGTGCCCGCTGCTGGGCGTGGGCGAGCCCGGTCAATGGCATGTGCCGTCGCTGGGCCGCGAAGTGGATATCCGTACCGACGTGCCGGGCTACAACGTCTACCGCGACGGCAAGCTCGCCGGCGAAGTCGACAATCTGGCCGAGTACTGGCAGAGCGACTTCGTCGTGTTCGCTATCGGCTGCTCTTTTTCGTTCGAACACATGCTCGCCAAGGCGGGCATCCCGCTGCGTCACGTGGAAGAAGGCTGCAACGTGCCGATGTATCGCACGAAGATCGCCAATCAGCGCGCGGGCAAATTCGGCGGCGAACTGGTGGTGTCGATGCGCCCGATGAAAGGGGCCGACGCCATTCGCGCCGTGCAGATCACGAGCCGTTTCCCGGGCGTGCATGGTGCGCCGATTCATATCGGTGACCCGGCCGAGCTGGGGATCGCCGATTTGTCGAAGCCGGAATTCGGCGACGCCGTGACCATCCGCGACGGCGAACTGCCCGTGTACTGGGCTTGCGGCGTGACGCCGCAAACCGCCCTGATGGGCGCGAAGCTGCCGCTCGCTATCGCGCACAAACCGGGCTACATGCTCATGACCGATATCCCGAACGCATCGCTCGCCGTCTTCTAA
- a CDS encoding LysR family transcriptional regulator — protein MNTRFLETFVTLAKLRNFRATAAALHATPAAISQRLKALEDELNTALVDRESREFRLTPNGEYLLGYAKAVVEAAKRLQAAASGESTTRGRLRLGVIETVVHSWLPHYLRRLAADYPTLEVELTVDVSVQLQRRLLADELDLIIRVEGSDDSSVVCDALANYPVHWIARTGLFPNTRGGLAKQVLQHPILTYGRGTAPHRALEDIVAKLAGVHGVPLSETRITGSPSIAVIVQLVRDGFGVAAIPRLFVDALIANGEVVELPLQPAPPSIVVSMSRRADAPLFVHGAATAARAACAEYCRKSDRRLVELL, from the coding sequence GTGAATACCCGTTTTCTCGAAACCTTCGTCACGCTGGCCAAACTGCGCAACTTTCGCGCTACGGCCGCCGCATTGCACGCTACGCCTGCCGCCATTTCGCAACGCCTGAAAGCGCTCGAAGACGAGTTGAATACCGCGCTAGTAGATCGCGAGAGCCGCGAGTTTCGACTCACGCCCAACGGCGAGTATTTGCTGGGCTATGCCAAGGCCGTGGTCGAAGCCGCCAAGCGCTTGCAAGCGGCAGCCTCCGGTGAAAGCACGACACGCGGACGCCTGCGTCTGGGCGTGATCGAAACAGTGGTGCATAGCTGGTTGCCGCACTACCTGCGACGGCTGGCCGCCGATTACCCGACGCTGGAAGTCGAGCTGACGGTCGATGTTTCCGTGCAGTTGCAACGACGGCTGCTCGCCGACGAACTCGATCTGATCATTCGTGTGGAAGGCAGCGACGACAGCAGCGTGGTGTGCGACGCGCTGGCCAATTACCCGGTGCACTGGATCGCACGTACCGGCTTGTTTCCGAACACGCGCGGCGGACTCGCAAAGCAGGTCTTGCAGCACCCGATCCTCACGTACGGACGCGGCACTGCACCTCACCGGGCGCTCGAAGATATCGTCGCGAAACTGGCGGGCGTGCACGGCGTGCCGCTGTCGGAGACGCGCATCACGGGCTCGCCTTCGATTGCCGTCATCGTGCAGTTGGTGCGCGACGGCTTCGGCGTGGCGGCGATACCCCGCCTGTTCGTGGATGCGCTGATAGCGAACGGGGAAGTGGTCGAGCTGCCGTTGCAGCCAGCGCCGCCGTCCATCGTCGTGTCGATGTCGCGGCGCGCCGATGCGCCGTTGTTCGTACACGGCGCCGCAACGGCAGCGCGTGCGGCCTGTGCGGAATACTGTCGCAAGAGTGACCGGCGACTGGTGGAACTGTTGTGA
- a CDS encoding cytochrome C oxidase subunit IV family protein: MDPAAATASASDDHSGQQHPVGIYLKVWGLLFVLSTFSYLVDYANLHGYLRWGLILALMVAKAGLIVAVFMHMRWERLALVYAILIPPLALLVLMALMATEADYTFLTRLAHFG, translated from the coding sequence ATGGACCCCGCTGCCGCAACTGCATCCGCATCCGACGATCATTCCGGACAACAGCATCCGGTCGGCATCTACCTGAAGGTGTGGGGGCTGCTGTTCGTGCTCTCGACCTTCTCGTATCTCGTCGACTATGCGAACCTGCACGGCTATCTGCGATGGGGATTGATCCTCGCGCTAATGGTCGCAAAGGCGGGGCTGATCGTGGCGGTCTTCATGCATATGCGCTGGGAGCGGCTGGCGCTCGTCTACGCGATTCTGATTCCGCCGCTCGCGCTACTCGTGTTGATGGCGCTCATGGCGACGGAGGCCGACTACACGTTCCTCACGCGACTGGCGCACTTCGGTTAA
- a CDS encoding heme-copper oxidase subunit III family protein, with protein sequence MNTTSTPSNTIADTAHLPGGWRGIVTDWSGDRAAFQVPWGKAMMWIFLVSDTFVFSSFLIGYMTVRISTTAPWPNPAEIFALNVNGHPVPLLLIAIMTFVLISSSGSMAMAVNYAYRKDRDKTAACILATAYLGIAFVGMQAFEWTNLIAHEGIRPWGNKMGAAQFGACFFMITGFHGLHVSAGVIYLLTVMRKVLNGTLERRDNYQLVEIAGLYWHFVDLVWVFIFALFYLW encoded by the coding sequence GTGAACACGACATCGACCCCTTCAAACACAATCGCAGACACGGCCCATCTGCCCGGCGGCTGGCGTGGCATCGTGACCGACTGGTCCGGCGACCGCGCGGCATTTCAGGTGCCGTGGGGCAAGGCGATGATGTGGATCTTCCTCGTCTCGGACACCTTCGTCTTCAGCAGCTTTCTCATCGGCTACATGACGGTGCGCATCTCCACGACGGCACCGTGGCCCAACCCCGCCGAGATTTTTGCGCTGAATGTGAACGGGCACCCGGTGCCTTTGCTGCTCATCGCGATCATGACCTTCGTGCTGATCAGCAGCAGCGGCAGTATGGCGATGGCCGTCAATTACGCGTATCGGAAAGACCGCGACAAGACGGCGGCGTGCATTCTTGCGACGGCGTATCTCGGCATTGCATTCGTGGGCATGCAGGCCTTCGAGTGGACCAATCTGATCGCGCATGAAGGCATTCGCCCGTGGGGCAACAAGATGGGCGCGGCGCAGTTCGGCGCGTGCTTCTTTATGATCACCGGCTTTCACGGGCTGCACGTGAGCGCGGGCGTGATCTATCTGCTCACCGTCATGCGCAAGGTGCTCAACGGCACCCTTGAGCGGCGGGACAACTATCAACTCGTCGAAATCGCGGGCCTCTACTGGCACTTCGTCGATCTCGTCTGGGTGTTCATCTTTGCGTTGTTCTATCTCTGGTAG
- a CDS encoding cytochrome c oxidase subunit 3, whose translation MRPVPSWPPMPGGAPIAQPPRRRASQVAIWWLMGVIGVLFGLMLVAYVMRMSLGDWRPLPSLPMLWLNTGVLAAACIVMQSSVWQAKRGELRRSRRDWTAAGVLALVFVIGQLWVWRDLVARHYGVAGNPANSFFFLLTGLHALHLVGGLVAWALLMPRAMSHGTRARRLSLTAQYWHFLLLLWLVLFAAMANLTPEIAQRLCGVSQ comes from the coding sequence ATGAGACCCGTTCCGTCGTGGCCGCCTATGCCCGGGGGCGCGCCGATCGCACAGCCGCCGCGCCGCCGCGCATCGCAGGTTGCCATCTGGTGGTTGATGGGGGTCATCGGCGTGCTCTTTGGCCTGATGCTCGTCGCCTACGTGATGCGCATGAGTCTCGGCGACTGGCGGCCGCTACCCTCGCTCCCGATGCTGTGGTTGAACACCGGGGTGCTGGCAGCGGCCTGCATCGTGATGCAGTCGTCCGTCTGGCAGGCAAAGCGCGGCGAACTGCGTCGCTCGCGCCGCGACTGGACGGCGGCCGGCGTGCTGGCGCTAGTGTTCGTGATCGGGCAGTTATGGGTCTGGCGCGATCTCGTGGCACGTCACTATGGCGTGGCGGGCAACCCGGCCAACAGCTTCTTCTTCCTGCTCACGGGGCTGCATGCGCTCCATCTCGTCGGCGGACTCGTTGCATGGGCGCTGCTCATGCCGCGCGCGATGTCGCACGGTACGCGGGCGCGACGGCTGTCGCTCACCGCGCAGTACTGGCACTTTTTGCTGCTGCTGTGGCTCGTGCTGTTCGCCGCCATGGCCAATCTCACGCCAGAGATTGCGCAGCGGTTGTGCGGCGTCAGTCAGTGA
- the ctaD gene encoding cytochrome c oxidase subunit I has protein sequence MAYGKSAHGDHDGPQSFWTKYVWSQDHKVIAVQYALTAIAVGLVGLVLSNLMRLQLGFPGKFSFIDASHYYQYVTMHGMIMVIYLLTALFLGGFGNYLIPLMVGARDMVFPFLNMLSYWVYLLAVIVLMASFFVPGGPTGAGWTLYPPQAILPGTPGTEWGIVLMLVSLLIFIVAATMGGLNYVTTVLQARTEGMTLLRMPLTVWGIVMATVLALLAFPALFVSGVMMLLDKTLHTSFFMPAIVSLGQTLDYRGGSPLLFQHLFWFFGHPEVYIVALPAFGIVSDLISVHARKNIFGYRMMVWAILAIGVLSFVVWAHHMFISGMNPYFGFFFATTTLIIAIPTAIKVYNWVLTLWRGDIHLSVPMLFAIGFISTFVIGGLTGLFLGNVSVDMPLSNTYFVVAHFHMVMGVAPLLVVFGGIYHWYPLVSGRRLNDRLGQWHFWITFLGTYAIFFPMHYLGILGMPRRYYEFQGYSFIPQSAHTMNTYISVAAFIVALGQLLFLFNLAWSLRHGKPAGANTWRAASLEWQTPNVPPVHGNWGPTLPVAYRWPYEYSVPGDIDDFVAQNLAPDPRRPATMVDRDALPSHGPSSPSVPPTPPSPDSPKGAAS, from the coding sequence ATGGCTTACGGAAAATCCGCACACGGCGACCACGACGGCCCGCAAAGCTTCTGGACGAAGTACGTCTGGAGTCAGGACCACAAAGTCATTGCGGTGCAGTACGCACTCACGGCGATTGCCGTCGGTCTGGTCGGTCTCGTGCTCTCCAACCTGATGCGTCTGCAACTGGGCTTCCCCGGCAAGTTCTCGTTCATCGACGCCAGTCACTATTACCAGTACGTGACGATGCACGGCATGATCATGGTGATCTACCTGCTCACCGCGCTGTTTCTAGGCGGCTTCGGCAACTACCTGATCCCGCTGATGGTCGGCGCGCGCGACATGGTCTTCCCGTTCCTGAACATGCTCAGTTACTGGGTCTACTTGCTGGCCGTCATCGTGCTGATGGCGAGTTTCTTCGTACCGGGCGGGCCCACGGGTGCCGGCTGGACGCTCTACCCGCCACAGGCCATCCTGCCCGGCACGCCGGGCACCGAGTGGGGCATCGTGCTGATGCTGGTCTCGCTGCTGATCTTCATCGTGGCGGCGACGATGGGCGGCCTGAACTACGTCACCACGGTCTTGCAGGCGCGCACAGAAGGCATGACGCTGCTGCGCATGCCGCTCACCGTCTGGGGCATCGTGATGGCGACCGTGCTGGCGCTGCTCGCGTTCCCCGCGCTGTTTGTCTCGGGCGTGATGATGCTGCTCGACAAGACGCTGCATACCAGCTTCTTCATGCCCGCCATCGTCTCGCTCGGGCAGACGCTCGACTATCGCGGCGGCAGCCCGTTGCTGTTCCAGCATCTGTTCTGGTTCTTCGGTCACCCGGAGGTCTACATCGTTGCGCTGCCGGCGTTCGGCATCGTCTCCGATCTCATCAGCGTGCATGCGCGCAAAAACATCTTCGGCTACCGCATGATGGTCTGGGCGATTCTTGCCATCGGCGTGCTGTCGTTCGTGGTGTGGGCGCACCACATGTTCATCAGCGGCATGAATCCGTACTTCGGCTTCTTCTTCGCCACGACCACGCTCATCATCGCCATCCCCACGGCCATCAAGGTCTACAACTGGGTGCTCACGCTCTGGCGCGGCGACATTCATCTGAGCGTGCCGATGCTGTTCGCCATCGGTTTCATCAGCACGTTCGTGATCGGCGGCCTGACGGGATTGTTTCTCGGCAACGTGAGCGTGGACATGCCGCTCTCGAACACGTACTTCGTGGTCGCGCACTTTCACATGGTGATGGGGGTCGCACCGCTGCTGGTGGTCTTCGGCGGCATCTATCACTGGTATCCGCTGGTGAGCGGCAGACGCCTGAACGATCGTCTCGGACAGTGGCATTTCTGGATCACGTTCCTGGGCACCTACGCGATCTTCTTCCCGATGCATTACCTCGGCATTCTCGGCATGCCGCGACGCTATTACGAGTTTCAGGGGTACAGCTTCATTCCGCAGTCGGCCCACACGATGAACACCTACATCTCGGTGGCCGCGTTCATCGTTGCGCTCGGGCAATTACTTTTCCTGTTCAATCTCGCGTGGAGTCTGCGGCACGGCAAACCGGCGGGTGCGAATACGTGGCGGGCGGCGTCGCTCGAATGGCAGACGCCCAACGTGCCGCCGGTGCACGGCAACTGGGGGCCGACGCTGCCCGTGGCCTATCGCTGGCCCTATGAGTACAGCGTGCCGGGCGACATCGACGACTTCGTCGCACAAAATCTCGCCCCCGATCCGCGACGGCCCGCCACGATGGTCGATCGCGATGCGTTGCCATCGCACGGACCATCGTCACCCTCCGTGCCGCCCACACCCCCTTCGCCGGACAGCCCGAAAGGAGCCGCATCATGA
- a CDS encoding class I SAM-dependent methyltransferase yields the protein MSNDIDRQREHFNSISEKYWSARRHENHLLLKDLIWRHFFSDKAGLLRPGTALLEPMCGMAEGLQIVRKFVQEDVVYLGFDYSENMVEHARSLHPGQRIEWQDATQFDAEGQTFDFIILIGGLHHVFDRSADVVARLCAALKPGGHFLTFEPTQNTWLTRKVRQRIYEKNALFDNETEQGFDLPALDAMFTQQQMMRVDQVYPGLLAYVLYYNPDAFPLLNRGGPRAVRSAFAIDRLFWRGWLGRTLSFATITLWRKP from the coding sequence ATGAGCAACGACATCGATCGGCAGCGCGAACATTTCAACAGCATTTCCGAGAAGTACTGGTCAGCCAGACGGCACGAGAATCACCTGTTGCTCAAGGATCTCATCTGGCGACATTTTTTTTCGGATAAAGCGGGCTTGTTACGCCCGGGCACAGCACTGCTCGAGCCGATGTGCGGTATGGCCGAAGGGCTGCAGATTGTGCGTAAGTTCGTTCAGGAAGACGTGGTCTATCTAGGGTTCGACTACAGCGAGAACATGGTCGAGCACGCCCGGTCGCTGCATCCCGGCCAGCGTATCGAGTGGCAGGACGCCACACAGTTCGATGCCGAGGGGCAGACGTTCGACTTCATCATTCTGATCGGTGGCCTGCATCATGTGTTCGATCGCAGCGCCGACGTGGTGGCGCGCTTGTGCGCAGCGCTCAAACCGGGGGGGCATTTCCTTACCTTCGAGCCTACGCAGAACACTTGGCTCACGCGTAAAGTGCGCCAGCGCATCTACGAGAAGAATGCGCTGTTCGACAACGAGACCGAACAGGGTTTCGATCTTCCTGCGTTGGATGCGATGTTTACCCAACAGCAGATGATGCGGGTCGACCAGGTATATCCGGGGCTGCTCGCCTACGTGCTTTACTACAATCCCGATGCCTTTCCGCTGCTCAATCGCGGGGGCCCTCGCGCTGTGCGCAGCGCCTTTGCCATTGACCGGCTGTTCTGGCGCGGCTGGCTGGGTAGAACGTTGTCCTTCGCCACGATCACGCTGTGGAGAAAGCCATGA
- a CDS encoding SMR family transporter, whose translation MKWLFGPLAMLVYAATSCTGLYLLKTADGWFSLRFASGGVLYVAGAAIWICLLRLLPLSVAFPIASGMLMLGTTLTGYFLLDERLSAMQGVGIVLILSGMVFVGANIGKS comes from the coding sequence GTGAAGTGGCTCTTTGGACCGCTTGCCATGCTCGTCTACGCGGCGACGAGTTGCACGGGGTTGTATCTGCTAAAGACGGCAGATGGCTGGTTCAGTTTGCGCTTCGCTTCCGGCGGCGTGCTTTACGTCGCCGGGGCGGCCATATGGATCTGCCTGCTGCGTCTGCTGCCGCTGTCCGTCGCGTTCCCTATCGCTTCAGGCATGCTCATGCTTGGCACGACGCTGACAGGCTATTTCTTGCTCGATGAGCGGCTGTCCGCGATGCAGGGAGTGGGAATCGTATTGATTCTGTCCGGCATGGTTTTTGTCGGCGCGAATATTGGAAAGTCATGA
- a CDS encoding glycosyltransferase family 2 protein: MPERFRGTSSPVLAIVVPCFNEQEVLPMTIRHLAGVLDNLKTQGQVAAGSYLYFVDDGSTDLTWPILIAARTENDSVRSLKLSRNFGHQNALLAGLMQVRPHCDVSISIDADLQQDSGAIRDFLARYAEGAEIVYGVRRNRDADGFFKRTTATFFYRLMARMGARVIPNHADYRLLGNKAMAALSQYGEPEVFLRALCIQLGYRTATVEFEVTERAAGVSKYSFGKMLKLALTGITSFSVAPLRLITVIGLLVFGMSLAMALYVLAIALFFDKVVPGWASTTLPIYFLGGVQILCTAVIGEYMAQILTGVKRRPRYLIEEEAK, translated from the coding sequence ATGCCTGAGCGCTTCAGGGGAACATCGTCGCCTGTTCTGGCGATCGTCGTGCCTTGTTTTAACGAGCAGGAAGTGCTCCCTATGACCATCCGTCATCTGGCCGGAGTGCTCGACAATCTCAAAACGCAGGGGCAGGTGGCCGCAGGTAGCTATCTTTACTTCGTCGACGACGGATCCACCGACCTCACTTGGCCGATTCTGATCGCAGCGCGCACCGAAAACGATAGCGTGCGATCACTCAAGCTCTCGCGAAACTTCGGGCATCAGAACGCGCTGTTGGCCGGACTCATGCAGGTACGGCCGCATTGCGACGTTTCCATCTCGATCGACGCCGATCTGCAACAGGATTCGGGTGCCATCCGGGATTTTTTGGCCCGCTACGCCGAGGGGGCAGAGATTGTCTATGGGGTACGGCGAAATCGCGATGCCGATGGTTTCTTCAAGCGCACGACCGCCACATTCTTCTATCGGTTGATGGCGCGAATGGGGGCACGGGTGATTCCGAATCATGCCGACTATCGGCTGCTCGGCAACAAGGCGATGGCGGCGCTGAGTCAGTACGGCGAGCCGGAGGTATTTCTGCGGGCGCTGTGTATCCAGTTGGGTTACCGCACGGCGACCGTGGAATTCGAGGTGACCGAGCGTGCTGCCGGCGTCAGCAAATATTCATTCGGCAAGATGCTCAAGCTGGCTTTGACCGGCATCACTTCGTTCAGCGTTGCCCCGCTGCGACTGATTACCGTGATTGGCCTTCTGGTCTTTGGTATGAGCCTGGCGATGGCGCTCTATGTGCTGGCGATCGCTCTGTTTTTCGACAAGGTGGTACCTGGCTGGGCGTCGACGACGCTGCCCATCTATTTCCTCGGGGGGGTGCAGATTCTGTGCACTGCCGTGATCGGCGAGTACATGGCACAGATTCTGACCGGGGTGAAGCGCAGGCCTCGTTATCTGATAGAGGAGGAGGCCAAGTGA
- a CDS encoding LbetaH domain-containing protein encodes MDNLQFCDRLHWYVNKQLDNLFPSFDGESLVDRAAVEAAVDLTCFTVSKIKVYSGARFDYQNSTHYATFLYWLSRTLWARGQGNDQATRVFLLNKAVNGIDLFYEIEMPKVFLLTHSTGMVFAKATYGSHFQMHQNCTVGRNQDDRPVIEPGVVLYPNSAIIGQCHVRENTVLTPGVKLVNRDTPGNCYVFAGEGGEPTFKPIKEYFIHRYLHP; translated from the coding sequence ATGGACAATCTCCAATTTTGCGATCGGTTGCATTGGTACGTAAACAAGCAACTCGATAATCTGTTTCCCTCGTTCGATGGCGAGTCGCTTGTGGATCGCGCGGCGGTCGAAGCGGCTGTCGATCTGACCTGCTTTACGGTGTCGAAGATCAAGGTCTATTCGGGAGCGCGCTTCGATTACCAAAACTCGACCCATTACGCGACGTTTCTCTATTGGCTGTCACGCACGCTTTGGGCGAGAGGTCAGGGCAACGATCAGGCGACTCGGGTGTTTTTGCTCAACAAGGCGGTCAACGGCATCGATCTGTTTTACGAGATCGAGATGCCGAAGGTTTTTCTGCTGACGCATTCCACGGGCATGGTGTTTGCGAAAGCGACTTATGGATCGCATTTCCAGATGCACCAGAACTGCACCGTTGGGCGAAACCAGGACGATCGTCCGGTCATCGAGCCGGGCGTCGTGCTGTATCCCAACTCGGCCATCATCGGTCAGTGCCATGTGAGAGAGAATACGGTGCTCACACCGGGCGTGAAACTCGTGAATCGCGATACCCCGGGAAACTGTTACGTGTTTGCGGGCGAAGGCGGCGAGCCGACGTTCAAGCCGATCAAAGAATATTTCATCCATCGGTATCTGCACCCCTGA
- a CDS encoding glycosyltransferase family 2 protein, whose translation MIKISIVTAVYNREDVIADAVASVQAQSYEDIEHIVVDGASTDKTLSVLQGCLDSRAILISERDTGIYDALNKGFLKATGDVVGVMHSDDFFADTDVLRDVAVAFEDPNVDAVYGDLDYVAKNDTARVIRHWRSAPFSAGQLAWGWMPPHPTLFVRRSAIEQAGAFDTRYRIAADYDFILRHFSAAKWNAVYIPRVLVKMRLGGESNRSLSRIVRKSKEDWLALHRNRVGAFGGVGAIVWKNLSKVKQFL comes from the coding sequence ATGATAAAAATTTCCATCGTTACAGCCGTCTACAACCGCGAAGATGTCATTGCAGACGCCGTTGCCAGTGTGCAGGCGCAATCGTATGAAGACATCGAACATATCGTCGTTGACGGTGCCTCGACAGACAAGACACTGAGCGTCTTGCAGGGTTGTCTGGACAGCCGGGCCATACTGATCAGCGAGCGCGACACCGGCATTTACGACGCATTGAACAAGGGCTTTCTCAAAGCCACCGGCGATGTCGTGGGTGTGATGCACTCGGACGATTTTTTTGCTGACACAGACGTGCTGCGTGATGTGGCCGTTGCCTTTGAAGACCCGAACGTCGACGCGGTGTACGGCGATCTCGATTACGTTGCCAAGAACGATACGGCTCGCGTCATTCGCCATTGGCGTTCAGCGCCGTTCAGCGCGGGTCAATTGGCCTGGGGATGGATGCCGCCTCACCCGACGTTGTTCGTGCGGCGCAGTGCCATCGAGCAGGCCGGTGCGTTCGACACCCGTTATCGCATCGCTGCGGACTATGATTTCATCCTGCGCCACTTCTCGGCCGCGAAATGGAACGCCGTATACATCCCTCGTGTGCTCGTGAAAATGCGACTCGGCGGTGAGAGCAATCGTTCGCTCTCGCGGATTGTGCGCAAGTCCAAGGAGGATTGGCTGGCATTGCATCGCAACCGCGTTGGTGCGTTCGGCGGCGTGGGGGCCATTGTGTGGAAAAATCTCAGCAAGGTTAAACAGTTCCTTTAA
- the gmhA gene encoding D-sedoheptulose 7-phosphate isomerase, which yields MESKYLFQQNIDEHRAVIEALPVLGDVVQQAINLVSEALAAGGKVMFCGNGGSAADSQHLAAEFTGRFIHDRKPLAAIALSTDSSALTCIGNDYSFDDVFVRQLQALGRAGDCLVGISTSGNSGNVLRAVQAAREMGIRTIGLLGRDGGKLAPLCDCAIVVPSQVTARIQEAHILIGHTLCGGVEQTLGLVASTCNE from the coding sequence ATGGAATCTAAATACCTCTTTCAACAAAACATCGACGAACATCGGGCCGTCATCGAAGCACTGCCTGTTCTCGGCGACGTCGTGCAACAAGCCATCAACCTCGTCTCCGAGGCATTAGCTGCGGGCGGCAAAGTCATGTTCTGCGGCAACGGTGGATCAGCCGCCGATAGTCAGCATCTGGCTGCCGAATTCACCGGACGGTTCATCCACGATCGTAAGCCGCTGGCTGCCATCGCCTTATCGACGGACTCGTCGGCGCTGACGTGCATCGGCAACGATTACTCCTTCGACGATGTCTTCGTCCGCCAACTTCAGGCACTGGGGCGAGCCGGCGATTGCCTGGTGGGCATCTCCACGTCCGGTAATTCGGGCAACGTGCTGCGCGCCGTGCAGGCCGCCCGGGAGATGGGAATTCGGACGATCGGTCTGCTCGGGCGCGACGGTGGCAAGCTCGCACCGTTGTGCGATTGCGCGATCGTTGTCCCGTCACAAGTGACGGCACGTATTCAGGAAGCCCATATCCTGATCGGCCATACGCTTTGCGGCGGGGTGGAGCAGACGCTTGGACTGGTGGCATCCACATGCAACGAATGA
- a CDS encoding glycosyltransferase family 9 protein — protein sequence MLTSQNKTANVALVSLKAFGDLVIARAALRQAGSAADDVQMFIGEHLIELHEALSPRAGTRVIEHGPGVPAFFDVKKAGAVSAMCSGVKLRKSLRTLTAASDTTLVFDRLGARERFLAGRAPSMALPASQNIYRAYMQLLGTAASAPSVTTSANAVATPCLGDRPPLVGIFPGSRIAAKQLPPDLIAWIAHKCRAAGADVEVFCLEGEPLAPQSPVYKTTVVPRRFSAMLQAVGSVDRVVSADSMPAHLAEFVARPVFVASPVTNTYWLPLSSLEHDRWALFGELALLEARLNAFVGHTSVPVPA from the coding sequence GTGTTGACATCTCAAAACAAGACGGCGAACGTAGCGCTGGTCTCGCTCAAGGCGTTTGGCGATCTCGTGATCGCCCGCGCAGCGTTACGTCAGGCTGGCAGCGCGGCAGACGACGTGCAGATGTTCATCGGAGAGCATCTGATTGAATTGCACGAAGCGCTGAGCCCGCGCGCTGGCACACGGGTGATCGAGCATGGCCCAGGGGTGCCCGCATTCTTCGACGTCAAGAAGGCTGGCGCCGTGTCTGCCATGTGCAGCGGTGTGAAATTGCGCAAGTCGTTGCGCACACTGACTGCCGCAAGCGATACGACGCTGGTCTTTGACCGACTCGGTGCGCGTGAACGGTTTCTGGCGGGGCGCGCGCCCAGCATGGCGCTGCCTGCCTCGCAGAACATCTATCGGGCGTACATGCAGTTGCTTGGGACTGCTGCGTCCGCCCCGTCCGTAACGACAAGTGCCAATGCAGTGGCAACACCGTGCTTGGGCGACCGGCCGCCGCTCGTGGGCATATTTCCAGGCAGCCGTATTGCGGCTAAACAGCTGCCGCCCGACCTGATTGCGTGGATTGCCCACAAGTGCCGTGCGGCAGGCGCCGATGTTGAAGTGTTTTGCCTGGAAGGTGAACCGCTTGCGCCGCAGAGTCCGGTCTATAAGACGACGGTGGTGCCGCGCAGGTTCTCCGCCATGCTGCAGGCAGTGGGGAGCGTGGATCGGGTCGTCTCCGCGGACAGCATGCCCGCTCACTTGGCGGAATTCGTCGCGCGCCCGGTCTTCGTGGCGTCGCCGGTGACGAACACGTACTGGCTCCCGCTGAGCAGTCTGGAGCATGACCGATGGGCCTTGTTTGGGGAGTTGGCGTTGCTCGAAGCGCGCCTGAACGCCTTTGTTGGGCACACGTCGGTACCTGTACCTGCGTGA